In Acidiferrobacteraceae bacterium, the genomic stretch GGCGCCGGCCAAAGGAAGGATAGTGACCCGCGGGTCGCGACACGAAACCCCCGGTGCCGATGTTGACGTAGGCCGTAGCGGGCTGGATCCGACCGAAGGCAAACAGGGAAGCGGACTGATCTCCGGTTACGATCGTCAATGGAACCTCGGCATCTCTGATTGGCAGTGACCCGAAGGAATAACGACTGCTCACACAGTTCGGGAAGTCTTCGCGCCGAAGCCCGAAGCGCGACAAAAGGGCCGGTTCCCAATCGCGGGTCTGCAGGTTCCACAGCTGCGTGCGCGACGCATTGGCCGGATCCACCAGAAACGGTTGTTCCCGCAACAGATGAAAAATCAGGAAACTGGCCAGCGGCCCCATGGCGAGCCGACCGTCAGCCTGCGCCTGCGCCACCCCCGGGATGTTGTCCAGGCACCAGCGAAACTTGCTCGCCCCGTAGTGCGCCGTCACGAACAGGCCCGTGAGCCTGTGGATGTCTTCGCGGTCCAGACCCAGACTTCTCAGCCAGTGGGCGGCACGCCGGTCCTGCCAGCTGATCACCGGACTGAGGGCCTCGCCCGTGTCCCGGTTCCAGCACACCAGCGAGGATCGCTGGGTCGCGATCCCGGCGGCAACGATACGTCGTCCCACGGCGGCGGTTTGGATGACGCATTCCGCAACCGCCTCGCGCACCGATTGCAAAACCTGCTGCGGGTCGTGCTCCACCCGGTCCTCGTCTCCATGGACGGTCTCTATGGGACGGCTTGCCTCAGTCAGATGGGCACCCTGGAAATCGAAGGCGATCGCCCGGCTCGAATGCCCGCCCTGGTCGATGGCGAGCACACAGGAATCCGGCGCAATATAGTCCTCAGCCATCGGCGAAAAATTCCGCCCAGTTGCGGTCGCCAGGCCCGGAAACGATGAAGTAAGGATTGAGTATGGATTCCTTGTTGTAGCGCAGCGGCCGGTTTTCGAGATCGGTCACGCGACCGCCGGCGACCTCGACGACGCATTGGGCTGCCGCCGTGTCCCACTCCGAGGTCGGACCCAGGCGCGGATACAGGTCGGCCTTTCCTTCAGCGACCAGGCAAAGCTTGAGCGAGCTTCCCATGCTGACGGTCTCGTGAGGGCCTATCCGTTCCAGCGCCGCCTTCAATGTCTCGCCCGCGTGGGAGCGACTGGCGACGATCGTCAGTCGGTCCCGCGGTACCGGCCTGACGCGTATGGGTGCACGGTCCGCGGAACCTTCCTGCCTCCACGCACCAGCACCATGACAGGCAAGGTAACTCACACCGGTGACCGGCACGTGGACGACACCCAGCACGGGTTCGTGGCCAACGATAAGCGCAATGTTGACCGTGAACTCCCCGTTGCGCTTCACAAATTCGCGCGTTCCGTCTAGGGGGTCCACAAGCCAGAACACCGGCCAGGCCGCGCGGGTCTCATAGGCGACGGTCGCCGACTCTTCCGACAATACGGGTATGTCCGGCGTCAAGGCCTCAAGTCGTGCCACAATGAGCCGGTGCGCGGCGCGGTCCGCTTCCGTAAGCGGTGAACCATCTCCTTTGTGATCGACTTCGAAGTCACGCTCATAGACAAGAAGAATTTCCCTGCCCGCATCCAGGGCGATTGCAGCGACTTCGTCCAGCCAATCACAGTAATTCTTCATGTCTGTTCCTTGCGCATGCGCAGCAGCTCGAGGACTATGAACAGTGCCGCGATGCTGCGCGCCTCTGTACATTCCGGGTGATTCAGCAAGTCATCCAGGCGATCCAGGCGCCAGGGCACAAGCTCGATGGGTTCGGGCTCGTCCCCGGGACGGCTGTCGGGATAGAGGTCTTCCGCCAGAACCACATGGGTCTCGTGACGGAAATATCCGGGTGCCTCGGTCAGCGAACGCAGCAGCTGCAGCTTGCGTGCGCCGAAGCCGATTTCCTCGGTGATTTCGCGGCCGGCTGCCTCCACCGGCGATTCGTTCTGCTCGATGCGGCCTTTGGGCAATCCCAGCTCGTAACGTTCCATGCCGGCCGCGTACTCGCGGATCATCAGCACTTCGTTGTCATCGCGCACGGGAACCACCAGTACCGCACCGCGTGGCGAACCGTACATGCGCTCCCAGGTGACTTCGACACCGTTGCTGAACCGCAACTCCAGTTCCTCGACGCGAAACAGGCGCGTTTGCGCCACGGTCCGCCGGGACGTGATCCGGGGTGCGGTTTTATCGCCGGACTTGTGTGGCATTGCTCGCATCCTTTATCGTATGACATAACTTAACCCGATCCGGTGAACGACGAAACCGGCGGACCATTTGCACAAGAGGACGAGGAATGATCGGAATTTCCGAGGAGCAGGACCTGTTGCGGGTGCATGTGCTGGGTGAATTTACAGTAGATGACTTTCGCGAATTCGAGAATGCCGTTGCAGGCGAGTTGGAGG encodes the following:
- a CDS encoding FGGY family carbohydrate kinase, which codes for MAEDYIAPDSCVLAIDQGGHSSRAIAFDFQGAHLTEASRPIETVHGDEDRVEHDPQQVLQSVREAVAECVIQTAAVGRRIVAAGIATQRSSLVCWNRDTGEALSPVISWQDRRAAHWLRSLGLDREDIHRLTGLFVTAHYGASKFRWCLDNIPGVAQAQADGRLAMGPLASFLIFHLLREQPFLVDPANASRTQLWNLQTRDWEPALLSRFGLRREDFPNCVSSRYSFGSLPIRDAEVPLTIVTGDQSASLFAFGRIQPATAYVNIGTGGFVSRPAGHYPSFGRRLLTSIIHAEDHEPTFVLEGTVNGAASAIDWAGETLDIPDIYDRLEEFLETETDPPLFLNGVSGLGAPFWVADFHSRFVGDGSAPARAAAVAESIVFLLEANMREMLKFASRPEQIQLTGGMASYDGLCQRIADLGGLPVYRPRELEATARGLAYLVAGMPGNWPEPGFGDWFKPQENAGLRSRYEKWMAEMLKGMREAGRAEG
- the cysQ gene encoding 3'(2'),5'-bisphosphate nucleotidase CysQ encodes the protein MKNYCDWLDEVAAIALDAGREILLVYERDFEVDHKGDGSPLTEADRAAHRLIVARLEALTPDIPVLSEESATVAYETRAAWPVFWLVDPLDGTREFVKRNGEFTVNIALIVGHEPVLGVVHVPVTGVSYLACHGAGAWRQEGSADRAPIRVRPVPRDRLTIVASRSHAGETLKAALERIGPHETVSMGSSLKLCLVAEGKADLYPRLGPTSEWDTAAAQCVVEVAGGRVTDLENRPLRYNKESILNPYFIVSGPGDRNWAEFFADG
- the nudE gene encoding ADP compounds hydrolase NudE — protein: MPHKSGDKTAPRITSRRTVAQTRLFRVEELELRFSNGVEVTWERMYGSPRGAVLVVPVRDDNEVLMIREYAAGMERYELGLPKGRIEQNESPVEAAGREITEEIGFGARKLQLLRSLTEAPGYFRHETHVVLAEDLYPDSRPGDEPEPIELVPWRLDRLDDLLNHPECTEARSIAALFIVLELLRMRKEQT